A portion of the Oxynema aestuarii AP17 genome contains these proteins:
- a CDS encoding CHAT domain-containing protein: MDRLNRGKKPIARLQRCLGRSKWVGQFCLGMAIVATVTSINIDRLDRHSIAYFEPIWGDLQLFSARINAQTAPDALQLLQQGRELFQAQQFSEAKRQWERAASQLQGETDRLDRALVFNYLSLAYQKLGQWSTARTAIATALSLLESGDRTDENSPEVLSILAQIFNTKGHLEQQTGHWQPALENWETAHKFYTQLGDDEGAIGTQLNQAQALQSLGLYRRSRQVLEASTISLKNQPDSALKVTGLQSLANALRGMGELERSRELLSQSLDIARGLNLTEAIAATQLSLGNTARAIAENAMALQEQERAKQEFEIALDAYRKAAEIAGSPVLQSRSQLNQLSLFIDRQQLEYTAELLPEIEGSLDRLPFSRYAIEARINFAESLMKLYALKDETRGGDRRLLVGRTAELLATAIDTSRTLEDPQAESYALGSLGKLYELTGNFEDAQKLTEGALGLAQKMNAGEIAYRWQWQLGRILAKKGNRNEAIAAYRGAVNTLQSLRKDLVAIDANSSSVQFSFRETVEPVYREFVDLLTQPTVRPTEENLREARQAIESLQLAELDNFFQEACLDAKPIQIDRIDPHAAAIYPIILPDRLTVIVALPDSSLQLYHTLESETTIRQVLDELQQNIGRRSGNNQLVLELSRQVYDWLIRPIEVQLEYSQIETVVFVLDGLLRNVPMAALNDGRQYFIEKYAVAIAPGLQLLPSQGSEDLEFQVLSAGMSEARQGFPELPNVKEELERIQVQLSSQLLFNQAFTSDNLQQAIAQFPFPVVHIATHGQFSSQADRTFILSWDRKIKVKELDRLLRDRQRDVSNPIELLVFSACETADGDERAALGLAGVALRAGARSTLGTLWRVSDRSTSILMVRFYQELTENVGISKAEALRRAQLSLLDDRRFKLPYFWAPYLLVGNWR; this comes from the coding sequence ATGGATCGATTGAATCGGGGAAAAAAACCGATCGCCCGTCTGCAGCGATGTTTAGGTCGCTCCAAATGGGTCGGACAATTCTGTTTGGGAATGGCGATCGTAGCCACCGTTACGAGTATTAATATCGATCGCCTCGATCGCCATTCGATCGCCTATTTCGAGCCGATTTGGGGCGATCTTCAGTTATTTTCTGCGAGAATCAACGCCCAAACGGCACCGGATGCGCTCCAATTGTTGCAACAGGGTCGCGAATTGTTTCAAGCTCAACAATTCTCTGAAGCTAAACGCCAATGGGAACGCGCGGCGAGTCAATTGCAAGGCGAAACCGATCGCCTCGATCGCGCTTTAGTCTTCAATTATTTATCCCTCGCCTATCAGAAATTAGGACAGTGGTCCACAGCCAGAACCGCGATCGCCACGGCTTTAAGTTTACTCGAATCGGGCGATCGCACTGACGAAAATTCTCCGGAAGTTTTATCGATTCTTGCCCAAATTTTTAATACGAAAGGACATTTAGAACAACAGACGGGTCATTGGCAACCTGCCCTAGAAAACTGGGAAACCGCCCACAAATTTTATACCCAACTGGGGGACGATGAAGGGGCGATCGGAACGCAACTCAACCAAGCTCAAGCCTTACAATCTCTCGGACTCTATCGCCGTTCCCGTCAAGTTTTAGAAGCCTCGACTATTTCCCTGAAAAATCAACCCGATTCTGCCCTCAAAGTGACGGGATTGCAAAGTTTGGCGAATGCTTTGCGGGGGATGGGCGAGTTGGAACGTTCCCGCGAATTATTATCTCAAAGTTTGGACATTGCGCGAGGTTTAAATTTAACGGAGGCGATCGCGGCAACTCAGCTTAGCCTGGGCAATACGGCGCGGGCGATCGCGGAAAATGCGATGGCTTTGCAAGAACAAGAACGGGCAAAACAGGAATTTGAAATCGCCCTCGATGCTTACCGAAAAGCTGCAGAAATTGCCGGATCGCCCGTCCTCCAATCGCGATCGCAGCTCAACCAACTCAGTTTATTCATCGATAGGCAACAACTCGAATATACGGCAGAGTTACTACCTGAAATTGAGGGTTCTCTCGACCGTCTCCCGTTCAGTCGTTATGCGATCGAAGCTCGTATTAATTTTGCCGAAAGTTTGATGAAACTTTATGCGTTAAAAGATGAAACAAGAGGAGGCGATCGCCGATTGCTCGTCGGTCGCACGGCGGAGTTATTAGCTACGGCGATCGATACCTCTAGAACTCTGGAAGATCCTCAAGCTGAATCTTATGCTTTAGGAAGTTTGGGAAAACTTTACGAATTAACTGGAAATTTTGAAGATGCTCAAAAGCTTACGGAAGGCGCATTAGGACTCGCTCAAAAGATGAATGCGGGGGAAATTGCCTACCGTTGGCAATGGCAACTCGGTCGTATTTTAGCCAAAAAAGGAAATCGAAATGAGGCGATCGCCGCCTATCGAGGGGCGGTGAATACGTTGCAATCTTTACGAAAAGATTTAGTGGCGATCGATGCCAATTCTTCTAGCGTTCAGTTTTCTTTTCGTGAAACGGTCGAACCTGTTTATCGTGAATTTGTCGATCTATTGACCCAGCCTACTGTACGACCGACTGAAGAAAATTTAAGGGAAGCACGACAGGCGATCGAATCTCTCCAATTAGCGGAACTCGATAACTTTTTTCAGGAAGCCTGTTTGGATGCCAAACCTATTCAAATCGATCGCATCGACCCTCATGCGGCGGCAATTTATCCGATTATTTTACCCGATCGCCTGACAGTGATTGTGGCATTACCGGACTCGTCGTTACAGCTTTACCACACCCTCGAATCTGAAACGACGATTCGCCAAGTTCTCGATGAGTTACAACAAAATATCGGGCGAAGATCGGGGAACAATCAGTTGGTTTTAGAGTTGTCCCGACAAGTTTATGACTGGTTAATTCGACCCATTGAAGTTCAATTAGAATACAGTCAAATTGAAACCGTTGTTTTTGTCCTGGACGGACTGTTACGCAATGTTCCCATGGCCGCTCTAAACGACGGACGGCAGTATTTTATTGAAAAGTATGCAGTGGCGATCGCCCCGGGATTGCAACTGCTTCCTTCTCAGGGGTCTGAAGATCTCGAATTTCAAGTATTGAGTGCGGGAATGTCCGAAGCCCGTCAAGGGTTTCCCGAGCTTCCCAATGTTAAAGAGGAATTGGAACGTATTCAGGTACAATTATCGAGTCAGTTGCTTTTCAATCAAGCATTTACCAGCGATAATTTACAGCAGGCGATCGCGCAATTTCCCTTTCCGGTCGTCCATATTGCAACTCACGGTCAATTTAGTTCTCAAGCCGATCGCACTTTTATTTTAAGTTGGGATCGAAAAATCAAAGTAAAGGAATTAGATCGTCTTTTACGCGATCGTCAACGGGATGTTTCCAATCCCATTGAACTGCTTGTTTTCAGCGCTTGCGAAACCGCAGATGGAGACGAACGCGCGGCGTTAGGGTTGGCGGGAGTTGCACTCAGAGCGGGGGCTCGCAGCACGCTGGGGACCTTGTGGCGGGTCAGCGATCGCTCGACGTCAATATTAATGGTTCGTTTTTATCAGGAATTAACCGAAAATGTAGGGATATCCAAAGCGGAAGCGTTGAGACGCGCTCAATTAAGTTTATTGGACGATCGCCGCTTCAAACTGCCTTATTTTTGGGCGCCTTATCTTTTAGTCGGCAATTGGCGCTAA